A window of the Tursiops truncatus isolate mTurTru1 chromosome 14, mTurTru1.mat.Y, whole genome shotgun sequence genome harbors these coding sequences:
- the FAM110C gene encoding protein FAM110C: MRALPALDAPPSERLLSRDSGAPRAQDPAGPTRRSAVERLAADRSKYVRGPPGAGPGPACEGSGPGASEGQAGDPRPPARVPGAVARRAIARKPLRPDSLVIYRQKCEFVRGSGADSPRGGLVKKLFPGPGKDKTPGSPGTSRVGEEGGAGAQEAAPTEPGPVVAPAVPGPSAPPAPAPPVRAPSRVPAAPRGPELLGARHRGLQRSQSDLSSRYSASLAEFDTFFQYCGLEPEVVEAIGRENFSAGSDVVALKVRSVSVATSDSGFSRHSGGDEGLQEEELTEQVPSTTSVVERNARIIKWLYTCKKAKETPGQGLQGPA; the protein is encoded by the coding sequence ATGCGCGCCCTGCCAGCCCTGGACGCGCCCCCGAGCGAGCGCCTCCTGTCCCGGGACTCCGGGGCCCCCCGGGCCCAGGACCCGGCGGGGCCGACGCGCAGGAGCGCGGTGGAAAGGCTGGCAGCCGACCGCTCCAAGTACGTGCGGGGCCCGCCGGGAGCCGGCCCAGGCCCGGCTTGCGAGGGCAGCGGCCCCGGGGCGAGCGAAGGGCAGGCGGGCGACCCTCGGCCCCCGGCGCGCGTCCCCGGTGCGGTGGCGCGCAGGGCCATAGCGCGGAAGCCGCTGAGGCCGGACTCGCTGGTTATCTACCGACAGAAATGCGAGTTCGTCCGAGGGTCGGGAGCCGACAGCCCCAGGGGAGGCCTGGTGAAGAAGCTCTTCCCGGGGCCGGGCAAGGACAAGACGCCGGGGTCCCCCGGCACGTCCCgggtgggagaggagggcggggccggggcccAGGAGGCCGCCCCGACCGAACCCGGCCCCGTCGTGGCTCCCGCGGTGCCAGGGCCCTCCGCGCCCCCGGCTCCCGCCCCGCCGGTCAGGGCGCCCTCCAGAGTTCCGGCTGCGCCCCGGGGTCCGGAGCTGCTCGGGGCGAGGCACCGGGGGCTGCAGCGTTCGCAGTCCGACCTCAGCTCGCGCTACTCCGCGTCCTTGGCCGAATTTGACACCTTCTTCCAGTACTGCGGCCTGGAGCCCGAGGTGGTGGAGGCGATCGGGCGGGAGAACTTCTCCGCCGGGTCGGACGTCGTCGCCCTCAAGGTCCGCAGCGTGAGCGTCGCCACCTCCGACAGCGGCTTCTCCCGGCACAGCGGCGGCGACGAGGGGCTGCAGGAAGAAGAGCTCACGGAGCAGGTGCCCAGCACCACCTCGGTGGTCGAGAGGAACGCCCGCATCATCAAGTGGCTGTACACCTGTAAGAAGGCCAAGGAGACCCCCGGCCAGGGGCTGCAGGGCCCGGCGTGA